In Leptospira koniambonensis, a single genomic region encodes these proteins:
- a CDS encoding 6-hydroxymethylpterin diphosphokinase MptE-like protein, producing MKEENSSFHLHSTQNPIKEGERISLSIPSPLQKDEFLVIIGIGCGYHAISYLKSVEDTTKILLLEPFSELEPLVGAELKEKLGGVPVYYGWEKFENLDRSDWMPSSTKNLRIFIHPNYSRRYPELSERMFSFFQKKESVFQNKLAKQEFGRLWVRNFFKHLKKSSESPDSYRILGKTLSPKPGRIGCFVGASPNLEFEIDWIRQNKEKLFLLSSDTALGYLLENDIQPHAVLSIDSGLGTFYHFPEYIPENIPIFTWFGGACRIFDLKNPKIIYLSTHPLDQILGAKFYPKAPILENPTLNVAGLAVSLLRSLGAESVLLKGFGFEREGGKTHCRSTGYERYDRFFINRKRSLYNSRYTPEPRWRTRTSVLEILQKWSPIPILSEIDSKAREFSGWENSLDSYPSSFPGSGQNWRKLCSGISDLPSEIQNLLPRETRLLDPRI from the coding sequence TTGAAGGAGGAGAATTCCTCCTTCCATCTACATTCCACACAAAATCCAATCAAAGAGGGAGAGAGAATCTCCCTTTCTATTCCTTCTCCACTCCAAAAAGACGAATTCCTGGTAATCATTGGGATTGGCTGCGGGTATCATGCGATTTCTTATTTGAAATCTGTCGAAGATACTACAAAAATCCTACTCTTAGAACCATTTTCCGAACTAGAACCCTTAGTTGGAGCTGAACTTAAGGAAAAATTAGGCGGAGTTCCTGTATATTATGGTTGGGAGAAGTTTGAAAACTTAGATAGATCCGACTGGATGCCTTCTTCCACTAAGAACCTGCGAATATTCATTCACCCGAATTATTCCAGACGTTATCCTGAACTGAGCGAAAGGATGTTCTCCTTCTTCCAAAAAAAGGAATCTGTTTTTCAAAACAAACTCGCGAAGCAGGAATTCGGAAGACTATGGGTCAGAAACTTCTTCAAACATCTGAAAAAATCCTCAGAAAGTCCAGACTCGTATCGAATCTTAGGAAAAACTCTTTCGCCAAAGCCTGGAAGAATTGGATGTTTTGTAGGAGCTTCGCCAAATTTAGAATTTGAGATCGATTGGATCCGCCAAAATAAAGAAAAATTATTCTTACTTAGCTCAGACACTGCACTTGGATATTTATTAGAAAATGATATCCAACCACATGCCGTGCTTTCCATAGACAGCGGACTTGGAACATTCTACCATTTTCCGGAGTACATTCCTGAGAATATTCCAATCTTCACTTGGTTTGGAGGAGCTTGTAGGATCTTCGACCTCAAAAATCCAAAGATCATCTATCTTTCTACCCATCCATTGGATCAGATACTGGGAGCAAAATTTTATCCGAAAGCCCCAATCTTGGAAAATCCAACCTTAAACGTGGCAGGCCTTGCAGTTTCACTACTCCGATCCTTAGGAGCAGAATCCGTTCTATTGAAAGGATTTGGTTTCGAAAGAGAAGGAGGAAAAACTCACTGTAGATCCACAGGTTACGAAAGATACGATAGGTTTTTCATCAATCGCAAGAGAAGCTTATACAATTCGAGATATACACCTGAACCTCGATGGAGAACGAGAACGAGCGTCCTAGAAATATTACAAAAATGGAGTCCAATCCCGATTCTTTCGGAAATCGATTCTAAGGCTCGGGAATTCTCAGGTTGGGAAAATTCATTGGACAGTTATCCTTCTTCTTTTCCTGGCTCCGGACAGAACTGGAGAAAACTTTGTTCCGGAATTTCGGATCTTCCGAGTGAGATCCAGAACCTTCTTCCCAGAGAAACTAGGCTTTTAGACCCAAGAATCTAA
- a CDS encoding LIC_11959 family protein, translated as MKQFLLLSAILCLIPTSDGRRLDAEPAGNTYRGTITLKEPRALDIKESLTDSSPNYPETIKLYYQGLKENYVVFYDWNGHTLYYKYRDNKFDRRLRKYVSKLASGAPYEVTGEYQGVFVFENKTIRRFKKKGEDTLADRKEKQSIPVFLLVKYRELILEEIIF; from the coding sequence ATGAAACAATTCCTTCTCCTATCCGCAATCCTTTGTTTGATACCTACATCGGATGGGAGAAGATTGGATGCAGAACCTGCAGGAAATACTTATCGCGGGACAATCACTCTAAAAGAACCTAGAGCCCTCGACATAAAAGAATCTTTAACGGATTCTTCTCCTAATTATCCGGAAACAATCAAACTATATTACCAAGGCCTAAAGGAGAACTACGTAGTATTCTATGATTGGAACGGACATACATTATATTATAAATATAGAGATAATAAATTCGATAGAAGATTAAGAAAATATGTTTCTAAATTAGCTTCCGGTGCGCCTTACGAAGTCACAGGAGAATACCAAGGAGTATTCGTATTCGAAAACAAAACGATTCGAAGATTTAAGAAGAAGGGAGAAGATACACTCGCAGACAGAAAAGAAAAACAATCCATCCCAGTATTCCTACTAGTAAAATATAGAGAATTGATCTTAGAGGAAATCATCTTTTGA
- a CDS encoding alpha/beta hydrolase family protein: MSETPNDDIKHPAVVYAHGGFSKDHRDWPDLKPFIEAGFIVLYPSWRSEDGNAGDFEFLYGEVEDAIAAGKYLADLPYVDSNSIYICGHSIGASITLFSAMLPSPFKKAAAMEPNIKTSYLIGDFEYFVAFDVENPKEVGIRSPLSYAESLQIPLLILHGKHDYESRGKVFFEKARKAGLDVDYKIIFGDHFTVVREGIPTAIQYFLGTAKLVNP, encoded by the coding sequence TTGAGTGAAACTCCAAATGACGATATAAAACATCCAGCAGTAGTATATGCGCATGGAGGATTTTCAAAAGACCATCGCGATTGGCCAGATCTTAAACCGTTTATAGAAGCGGGTTTTATCGTATTGTATCCCTCATGGAGATCGGAAGATGGAAATGCAGGGGATTTTGAGTTTTTATACGGTGAAGTAGAGGATGCGATCGCCGCAGGTAAATATTTGGCGGATTTACCCTATGTCGATTCTAATTCTATCTACATTTGTGGCCATAGCATAGGTGCTTCTATAACTTTGTTTTCTGCGATGTTGCCTTCTCCATTTAAAAAAGCCGCGGCGATGGAACCGAATATTAAGACATCATATTTGATCGGCGACTTTGAATATTTTGTGGCCTTTGATGTGGAAAACCCGAAGGAAGTAGGGATCCGATCGCCACTTTCTTACGCAGAGAGTTTACAGATTCCCCTTCTTATATTACATGGCAAACATGACTATGAATCTCGCGGGAAAGTTTTTTTTGAGAAAGCGCGAAAAGCTGGACTGGATGTGGATTACAAGATAATCTTTGGAGATCATTTTACGGTGGTTCGAGAGGGGATTCCGACAGCAATTCAATATTTTTTGGGGACTGCAAAGTTAGTAAATCCATAA
- a CDS encoding TolC family protein — protein MAAASGDQERTQVRLELAKAEELLWKNNLLLLASKFNIDARKAGIEQAGLYANPNIFIDQSIFAEPTQRYFDFTRSGQTVVQIQQVFLLGGKIDKRIRVAELSAKMSEQEFYDLARALITKLRRTFYFIHYYRDAIAFYDRSLIALDKTVNSAELAYKRRAVLQSEVLRLKALLFFLRKEREDLRIKVLEREADLRVLLNEDTYKSQTIAIVPVLDLDFVEKATLDGFKLDNMLTKAREYRPDLKKAVQALRYEEANLELQHANAIPDLAFGPMYNRGGTAFQNYWGITAQLNIPIFDRNQGNIKAAEKSIQVRKQELKNLILEVENDVSVALATARAKDDLYKKFRNTYTKDYADLAEDMILSYEKRYISILEFADFFETYRSSIVEMLRLQTDRMEAIEGVNYSVGTGLIVPSYKSNGDSGVKEGGSK, from the coding sequence ATTGCTGCTGCTTCGGGAGATCAGGAAAGGACACAAGTTCGTTTGGAACTTGCAAAAGCAGAAGAGCTACTTTGGAAGAATAACCTTCTATTACTCGCTTCCAAATTTAATATAGATGCAAGAAAGGCAGGCATAGAACAAGCAGGCCTCTATGCGAACCCGAATATTTTTATAGATCAGAGTATTTTCGCTGAGCCTACTCAACGTTATTTTGATTTTACCAGATCTGGACAAACTGTGGTGCAGATCCAACAAGTATTCTTACTTGGCGGTAAGATAGACAAACGGATCAGAGTAGCTGAGTTAAGCGCGAAGATGAGTGAGCAGGAGTTTTATGATCTTGCTCGAGCTTTGATCACTAAACTTCGTAGGACCTTCTACTTTATTCATTATTATAGAGATGCGATTGCTTTCTATGACAGAAGTTTGATCGCCTTGGATAAAACAGTAAACTCTGCGGAGCTTGCTTATAAAAGAAGAGCGGTTCTTCAGTCAGAAGTTTTACGTTTAAAAGCACTTCTATTCTTCTTAAGAAAAGAAAGAGAAGATCTTAGGATCAAAGTTTTAGAAAGAGAAGCAGATCTAAGAGTTTTGCTCAACGAAGATACTTATAAAAGCCAAACAATTGCAATCGTTCCTGTTTTGGATCTAGACTTCGTAGAAAAAGCCACATTGGATGGTTTTAAATTAGATAATATGCTTACTAAGGCTAGGGAGTATAGACCTGACCTGAAAAAAGCAGTGCAAGCTTTAAGATACGAAGAAGCAAACCTGGAATTGCAACATGCGAATGCGATCCCGGATCTTGCGTTTGGTCCTATGTACAATAGAGGGGGAACGGCCTTCCAGAATTATTGGGGGATTACCGCTCAGTTGAACATTCCTATCTTTGATAGGAACCAAGGTAATATCAAGGCTGCCGAAAAATCCATCCAAGTCAGAAAACAAGAATTGAAAAACCTGATCTTGGAAGTGGAGAACGACGTTAGTGTTGCTTTAGCCACCGCGAGAGCAAAAGACGATCTCTATAAAAAATTCAGAAACACTTATACTAAGGATTACGCTGACCTAGCGGAGGATATGATCCTTAGTTACGAAAAACGTTATATATCCATTTTAGAATTCGCAGACTTCTTCGAAACATACAGATCCAGTATCGTGGAAATGTTACGCCTCCAAACGGACAGAATGGAAGCGATCGAAGGAGTAAATTACTCGGTAGGAACGGGGCTAATCGTCCCAAGTTATAAATCCAACGGAGATTCCGGTGTTAAAGAAGGGGGCTCGAAATGA
- a CDS encoding response regulator: MNKGYIICVDDEVSVLETLQEQLHNEFGKTHEIETARSAEEALALLDEIQASGYVIEVIITDQVMPGMKGADFLESVHKRSPDSIKILLTGQAGLDSAIHAINFGGLSRYVEKPWNIEDLTKDIRSLIEKFRQNLENQHLVNELNRRIKDLEEENRKLQQTGE; the protein is encoded by the coding sequence ATGAATAAAGGTTATATTATTTGTGTCGATGATGAAGTGTCGGTACTGGAGACTCTCCAGGAACAGCTTCATAATGAGTTCGGAAAAACTCACGAGATCGAAACCGCAAGAAGCGCTGAAGAGGCACTTGCCTTATTGGATGAGATCCAAGCTTCCGGTTATGTGATCGAAGTTATCATTACGGATCAAGTGATGCCCGGTATGAAAGGCGCCGATTTTCTGGAATCGGTCCATAAACGGTCTCCTGATTCGATCAAAATTCTGCTCACCGGTCAGGCCGGTTTGGATTCGGCCATCCATGCGATAAATTTCGGGGGATTGAGCAGATACGTGGAAAAACCATGGAACATAGAGGATCTAACAAAAGACATCCGATCTTTGATAGAAAAGTTCCGGCAGAACCTGGAGAATCAACATTTAGTCAATGAGCTTAACAGAAGAATTAAGGACCTCGAAGAAGAAAACCGCAAACTGCAGCAAACAGGCGAATAA
- a CDS encoding DNA primase, with product MTQNQNSEFDIVTLIELAKKNKYERAVAGFQILDRIDRLELPKKIKGRKLAVQAMFALANDEVQYKYVTKEERAITEAEAQGNGATYSQFNGLFEAPQAPIAEEDMEEDFIPEEAAKPLMDMEDGEEGESYDEEEDDSDDDEDEDEEDNDDDDDSDDDEEEETEKEED from the coding sequence ATGACCCAGAACCAGAATTCAGAATTCGATATTGTAACTTTGATTGAACTGGCCAAAAAAAACAAGTACGAAAGAGCCGTAGCCGGCTTCCAAATCCTGGATAGAATCGACAGACTCGAATTACCTAAAAAAATCAAAGGACGCAAACTTGCAGTCCAAGCGATGTTTGCACTCGCAAACGACGAAGTTCAGTATAAATACGTAACTAAAGAAGAAAGAGCTATCACTGAAGCAGAAGCTCAAGGCAACGGAGCCACGTATTCCCAATTCAACGGACTATTCGAAGCTCCTCAAGCACCAATCGCAGAAGAAGATATGGAAGAAGATTTCATTCCAGAAGAAGCTGCGAAACCTCTTATGGACATGGAAGATGGCGAAGAGGGAGAATCCTACGACGAAGAGGAAGATGATTCCGATGACGACGAGGATGAAGACGAAGAAGACAACGATGATGATGATGATTCCGACGACGATGAGGAAGAGGAAACAGAAAAAGAAGAGGATTAA
- a CDS encoding type 1 glutamine amidotransferase yields the protein MRCLIVRFKDCEGPGTLLDSLQARNYRITYHNAYDERVHIVPAAHQMFDLVVFLGGPQTVHDPSQHKFFKPWLELASHLVSMKDKKVIGICLGSQILATVLGAKVYEGEKGPEVGFSDVKVVNPSNPAFSKLSGTSSFPAFHLHEDVFEIPKGADHLLQGSFYSNQMFGYENRVFGIQCHLEVTENMLGVWKNVHSEFIKKAGWIPGPETEDLRSQMERAGRALFEGILDL from the coding sequence ATGAGATGTCTCATCGTTCGGTTCAAGGACTGCGAAGGTCCTGGAACTCTATTAGATTCTTTGCAAGCTAGGAATTATAGGATTACCTATCATAACGCGTATGATGAACGTGTGCATATCGTTCCTGCAGCTCACCAAATGTTTGATCTGGTTGTATTCTTAGGCGGACCTCAAACAGTTCATGACCCAAGTCAGCATAAATTTTTCAAACCTTGGCTGGAACTTGCATCTCATCTGGTATCTATGAAAGATAAGAAGGTGATCGGTATTTGTTTGGGTTCTCAAATTTTAGCAACTGTTTTAGGAGCTAAGGTCTACGAAGGGGAGAAGGGACCAGAAGTAGGGTTCTCAGATGTAAAAGTGGTGAATCCTTCTAATCCTGCATTTTCTAAATTGAGCGGTACTTCTTCTTTTCCTGCATTCCATTTACATGAGGATGTATTCGAGATCCCTAAAGGTGCGGATCATTTGTTACAGGGTAGTTTTTATTCTAACCAGATGTTTGGATATGAGAACCGAGTATTCGGTATACAGTGTCATCTGGAAGTAACAGAAAATATGCTAGGCGTTTGGAAGAATGTACATTCTGAGTTTATTAAAAAAGCAGGATGGATTCCCGGACCCGAAACGGAAGATCTTAGGTCTCAGATGGAAAGAGCAGGCAGAGCGCTCTTTGAAGGAATTTTGGATTTATAA
- a CDS encoding TlpA family protein disulfide reductase, whose amino-acid sequence MDSQANSDSRLSVPFSKGIFFRLIPLLITSLLTVCAPSEQSNLGVQDFEGISLEGDNIRISDIAADRIALNVYGPNCPPCEKEIPVLNYLNAELKKTPHIKLYMVVDPDVFFDNPEALSTEQKMKQAAILMKEEVKKFGIQLPVIIMKPPFKVVRTDGLVTGTPETLLFKTKPLILYYNFIGAISEESDPNKIPKNMKVIFFKRMAGQS is encoded by the coding sequence ATGGATTCTCAGGCCAACTCCGATTCCAGGCTTAGTGTTCCCTTTTCCAAGGGAATTTTCTTCCGCCTAATCCCTTTATTAATAACGAGCCTTCTTACAGTTTGTGCTCCGTCAGAACAATCCAATCTAGGTGTCCAAGATTTTGAAGGCATCAGTTTGGAAGGAGACAATATCCGAATATCGGATATCGCTGCAGACCGTATTGCATTGAATGTATACGGGCCGAATTGTCCTCCTTGCGAAAAAGAAATTCCAGTTTTAAATTATCTGAATGCAGAACTGAAAAAAACTCCGCATATCAAGTTATACATGGTCGTTGACCCGGATGTATTTTTTGATAATCCGGAAGCTCTTTCTACAGAACAAAAAATGAAACAAGCTGCGATTCTGATGAAAGAAGAAGTTAAAAAATTCGGGATACAACTTCCAGTCATCATTATGAAGCCACCATTCAAAGTGGTCCGTACAGATGGACTCGTAACTGGAACTCCTGAAACACTTCTATTCAAAACAAAACCTTTGATCTTATATTATAATTTTATCGGGGCTATCAGCGAAGAGTCTGATCCAAATAAAATCCCTAAAAATATGAAAGTGATCTTCTTCAAAAGAATGGCCGGGCAATCATGA
- the secA gene encoding preprotein translocase subunit SecA produces the protein MIQKLLRVLFGSKYERDLKRLTPIVVQINSLEESMRSLNDSELSSQTRKFKERLAKGETLDDILPEAFATVREAALRKLGMRHFDVQMMGGISLHWGNISEMKTGEGKTLTSTLAVYLNALAGKGVHVVTVNDYLARRDALWMKPIYDFLDLTVGIIQHDMEHDDRKNAYSSDITYGTNNEYGFDYLRDNMVSHIDHKVQRSHYFAIVDEVDSILIDEARTPLIISGPSDESTDKYTRIDKIIPKLVEGEDYEKDEKAKNTLMTEKGVAHVEEILGIENLYAPQNVDLVHHVHQALKAHKIFQRDVDYVVQNGEVIIVDEFTGRLMSGRRYSDGLHQALEAKEGVTIARESQTLASITFQNYFRLYEKLSGMTGTADTEAEEFHKIYNLDVIVIPPNVPVQRKDAADRVYRTEKEKFTAILNEIKDCRDKKQPVLVGTISIEKSEVLARLLAQAGIAHNVLNAKFHEKEAEIIANAGKPAAVTIATNMAGRGTDIVLGGAQLFKESLESWKESDPVISEFKEAVVRADFERAESVSQRLDSQTKKSKANDILTSAKIWRKNHEEVLEAGGLHILGTERHEARRIDNQLRGRSGRQGDPGSSRFYLSLQDDLMRIFGSDRISGIMERLKMPEGQEIEHPMVSNAIARAQKRVEGHNFDIRKHLLEYDDVMNRQRIVIYKMRNEVLEGGDVTGQAKSFLEEMIEAQVVATCEGGNPNGWEWDVLKEWFEGLGLPWKVDQDEIKKSKNPQLAIFDSLNNAAQGFYQEKADRIGGDVWKLLERNIFLDILDHRWKEHLYSMDHLREGIWTVGYGEKNPLVEYKLQGFRLFDQAIENMKYEIVSFLVRVEVTEKTQLPEEKKEYKKVGQELTGGFQELQGAKPKNPAAEAMPVTSGGGGSSERKTSRRKRK, from the coding sequence ATGATTCAGAAATTACTCAGGGTTCTATTCGGAAGTAAATACGAAAGAGATCTTAAAAGACTCACTCCGATTGTAGTCCAAATCAATTCTTTGGAAGAGTCCATGCGCTCTCTAAACGATTCTGAACTTTCTTCTCAGACTAGAAAGTTCAAAGAGAGACTCGCTAAAGGGGAGACATTGGATGATATTCTTCCAGAAGCATTCGCTACTGTAAGAGAAGCAGCCTTAAGAAAATTAGGGATGCGCCATTTCGATGTGCAGATGATGGGCGGTATTTCTCTTCATTGGGGAAATATCTCCGAGATGAAAACTGGAGAAGGTAAAACTCTAACTTCTACACTTGCAGTTTATCTAAATGCGTTGGCCGGTAAAGGTGTTCATGTTGTTACAGTGAACGATTACCTGGCAAGAAGGGACGCTTTGTGGATGAAGCCGATCTATGATTTCTTGGATTTAACTGTTGGGATCATCCAGCATGATATGGAACATGATGATCGTAAGAATGCTTATTCTTCTGATATCACATACGGAACTAATAACGAGTATGGATTTGATTATCTGAGAGATAATATGGTTTCTCATATTGATCATAAAGTACAAAGAAGTCATTACTTTGCGATCGTGGATGAGGTAGACTCGATTTTGATCGACGAAGCAAGAACTCCACTTATCATTTCGGGTCCTTCTGACGAATCCACAGACAAATATACTCGTATTGATAAGATCATTCCTAAACTCGTTGAGGGAGAAGATTACGAGAAGGATGAGAAGGCCAAAAACACTCTGATGACAGAAAAGGGTGTTGCCCATGTCGAAGAGATCCTTGGGATCGAAAACTTATACGCTCCTCAAAACGTGGATTTAGTTCATCACGTTCACCAAGCATTAAAAGCTCATAAAATATTCCAAAGAGACGTGGACTATGTGGTCCAAAACGGAGAAGTGATTATTGTAGATGAGTTCACTGGGCGTTTGATGTCCGGTAGGAGATACTCTGACGGACTTCACCAAGCTTTGGAAGCAAAGGAAGGAGTTACGATTGCAAGGGAATCCCAAACTCTTGCAAGTATCACTTTCCAGAACTATTTCAGATTATACGAAAAACTTTCAGGTATGACTGGAACAGCTGATACAGAAGCAGAAGAATTCCATAAGATCTATAATTTAGATGTAATTGTAATTCCTCCGAACGTTCCTGTTCAAAGAAAGGACGCGGCTGATAGAGTTTATAGAACTGAAAAAGAAAAGTTCACGGCTATCTTAAATGAGATCAAAGATTGTAGAGATAAAAAACAGCCTGTTCTTGTCGGTACGATCTCCATCGAAAAATCTGAGGTCCTTGCTAGACTTTTAGCTCAAGCTGGAATTGCACATAACGTTCTTAACGCTAAGTTCCACGAAAAAGAAGCAGAGATTATTGCAAACGCGGGAAAACCCGCAGCGGTTACAATTGCTACGAACATGGCAGGAAGGGGAACTGACATCGTTTTAGGCGGGGCCCAGTTATTTAAAGAAAGTCTGGAATCTTGGAAAGAATCCGATCCTGTAATCAGCGAATTTAAAGAAGCAGTAGTTCGTGCAGATTTTGAAAGAGCAGAATCCGTTTCTCAAAGATTAGATTCTCAAACAAAAAAATCTAAAGCAAATGATATCTTAACCAGCGCAAAGATCTGGAGAAAGAACCATGAAGAGGTTCTGGAAGCAGGCGGTCTTCATATTTTAGGAACAGAAAGACATGAGGCGAGAAGGATAGACAACCAGCTTAGAGGTCGTTCCGGTCGTCAGGGAGATCCAGGTTCTAGTAGATTCTACCTTTCCTTACAAGATGATCTAATGAGGATTTTCGGATCCGATAGGATTTCGGGCATCATGGAAAGACTCAAGATGCCGGAAGGACAAGAGATTGAGCACCCGATGGTGTCTAACGCAATTGCCAGGGCGCAAAAAAGGGTAGAAGGTCATAACTTCGATATTCGTAAGCACCTCTTGGAATATGATGATGTGATGAACCGTCAAAGGATCGTTATCTATAAGATGAGAAACGAAGTCCTGGAAGGCGGAGATGTTACCGGTCAGGCAAAAAGTTTCTTAGAAGAAATGATAGAAGCCCAAGTAGTTGCTACCTGCGAAGGTGGAAATCCTAACGGTTGGGAATGGGATGTTTTAAAAGAATGGTTCGAAGGACTCGGACTTCCTTGGAAAGTAGACCAAGACGAAATTAAAAAATCCAAAAATCCTCAATTAGCTATTTTTGATTCTTTGAATAATGCTGCTCAAGGTTTCTATCAAGAAAAGGCAGACCGCATAGGCGGGGATGTTTGGAAACTTTTAGAAAGAAATATCTTCTTAGATATTCTAGATCATCGCTGGAAAGAACATCTATATTCCATGGACCATCTGAGAGAAGGTATCTGGACTGTTGGTTACGGAGAAAAGAATCCTCTCGTAGAATATAAACTACAAGGTTTTAGATTATTTGACCAAGCAATCGAGAACATGAAATATGAGATCGTTAGCTTCCTCGTACGTGTAGAAGTTACCGAAAAAACTCAGTTGCCTGAAGAGAAAAAAGAGTATAAAAAAGTAGGACAAGAGCTTACTGGAGGCTTCCAAGAATTGCAGGGGGCTAAGCCTAAAAATCCTGCTGCAGAAGCAATGCCAGTGACTTCCGGAGGCGGCGGTTCTTCTGAAAGGAAAACCAGTAGGAGAAAAAGAAAATGA
- a CDS encoding TIGR04452 family lipoprotein, producing MRILTAILFLSFFIRCSEIGQPNSFRGNEAKEKLILAAEIGDYAAYKAVFTEQGLTGSDLENRTTEEVLNATLINLTVIDLDSSKFYTKAKIGECETVLQTYGVLLKISSYITYSTFDECDFSSAGIIATKKK from the coding sequence ATGCGAATCCTTACTGCTATATTGTTTTTAAGTTTTTTCATTAGATGTTCAGAAATAGGGCAGCCAAATTCATTTCGCGGAAATGAAGCTAAGGAAAAGTTAATATTAGCTGCTGAAATCGGAGACTATGCAGCCTACAAGGCAGTATTTACTGAGCAAGGGTTGACTGGATCGGATTTAGAAAATCGCACTACGGAAGAAGTGCTTAATGCAACTTTAATAAATTTAACAGTGATTGATTTGGATTCTTCCAAGTTCTATACAAAAGCTAAAATAGGCGAATGCGAGACAGTATTGCAGACCTACGGAGTCCTTTTGAAAATCAGTTCATATATTACATATTCAACTTTTGACGAATGCGATTTTTCTTCAGCAGGTATAATTGCTACGAAGAAAAAATAA
- a CDS encoding HEAT repeat domain-containing protein, with product MSLTEELRTSKKKTANCSKQANNQLNQSGKISLGNIYSFSLVLCLLSFGSLAAKEAPPKPKYTEEQIRKKKEVLSKVLKYGTTKERASALRELEDFPKEDAGELYDQVGVILSKDPDWSMKIYALRISGILKLTQFEDKIIALLKHDQQDVQKEAVYVVKKLKFDSGIPVLTELLKSQDFTKNSNFLIALIETLAEFPQASEPFSVLEARFQEKFNDPEIRAQIALYFGKVKKSSIENVLIATVKDEKEPITLRAYSVNALGKIKSEAAITPLRELLEKIRALKSKNDIQDYQALKIHTITALVSLGDKEIIEELYSFARDDDAMVRLRAIKHLAETEDPAVIEILEYKAQRDPSEKVKRAAQNALDQLRKKLDPSFVPASAETKPAKDTSTRKAGGSSSSSRRSRTSGGGGEGSNPVPLSGEGSGSSSGGSSGGESGSGGGGSSGGGKPSGGESEDLEND from the coding sequence ATGAGCTTAACAGAAGAATTAAGGACCTCGAAGAAGAAAACCGCAAACTGCAGCAAACAGGCGAATAACCAGCTGAATCAGTCCGGTAAAATTTCCCTAGGAAACATTTACTCGTTCTCCCTAGTACTTTGTTTATTATCTTTCGGCTCCTTGGCCGCAAAAGAAGCTCCGCCTAAGCCTAAATATACGGAAGAACAGATCCGCAAAAAGAAAGAAGTTCTCTCTAAGGTCTTAAAATACGGAACCACAAAAGAAAGAGCAAGTGCTCTCAGAGAGCTAGAAGATTTTCCAAAAGAAGACGCAGGAGAATTGTACGACCAAGTCGGAGTGATCCTTTCCAAGGATCCGGATTGGTCCATGAAAATTTATGCTCTTAGAATTTCTGGGATCTTAAAACTTACACAATTCGAAGATAAGATCATCGCATTATTAAAACATGACCAACAAGACGTGCAGAAAGAAGCAGTTTATGTAGTCAAAAAGCTTAAATTCGATTCTGGAATTCCTGTTTTAACTGAATTACTCAAAAGCCAGGATTTTACCAAAAATTCGAATTTCCTCATCGCTCTCATTGAAACCTTGGCTGAATTTCCTCAGGCAAGCGAACCATTCTCTGTATTAGAAGCAAGATTCCAGGAGAAATTTAATGATCCAGAAATAAGAGCACAGATCGCTCTCTATTTCGGAAAAGTAAAAAAGTCCTCGATCGAGAATGTTCTGATCGCAACTGTAAAAGACGAAAAAGAACCGATCACACTTCGCGCTTATTCAGTAAACGCACTCGGAAAGATCAAATCGGAAGCTGCAATCACTCCACTTAGAGAACTTCTGGAAAAGATCCGCGCCTTAAAATCCAAGAACGATATCCAAGATTACCAAGCACTTAAGATACATACGATCACTGCTCTCGTTTCCTTAGGAGATAAGGAAATTATAGAAGAATTATATTCATTCGCAAGAGACGACGATGCAATGGTCCGACTTCGTGCCATCAAACATTTGGCAGAAACAGAAGATCCTGCGGTTATCGAAATTTTAGAATATAAGGCGCAAAGAGATCCTAGTGAAAAAGTAAAACGTGCTGCCCAAAATGCGTTAGACCAACTTCGCAAAAAACTAGATCCAAGTTTTGTTCCGGCAAGTGCAGAGACTAAACCAGCAAAAGATACGAGTACCAGAAAAGCTGGAGGTTCTAGTTCTTCTTCCAGAAGATCTAGAACAAGCGGCGGTGGTGGAGAAGGTTCCAATCCGGTTCCATTAAGCGGAGAAGGTAGCGGATCTTCTTCTGGAGGAAGCAGTGGTGGCGAATCCGGTTCAGGCGGCGGTGGTTCTTCCGGAGGAGGAAAACCTTCCGGCGGAGAATCTGAGGATCTGGAAAACGATTAA